A window of Apium graveolens cultivar Ventura chromosome 8, ASM990537v1, whole genome shotgun sequence contains these coding sequences:
- the LOC141678003 gene encoding vacuolar protein sorting-associated protein 52 A gives MAELAMNTLGQSYNDTNDTQNHVFDLGEFVGDLSVDEDTASDDISLEGLQQELEECKNDDVVANILSKGTKLRDYTKGVENNLRQVELDSIQDYIKESDNLVSLHDQIRDCDIILSQMETLLGGFQDEIGSISSDIKILQEKSMDMGLKLKNRKVAESKLAKFVEDIIVPPRMIDIIVDGEVNDEYMRTLEILSKKLKFVEADSLVKTSNALKDVQPELEKLRQKAVSKVFEFIVQKLYALRKPKTNIQILQQSVLLKYRYLMSFLKEHGKEIYNEVRAAYIDTMNKVLSAQFLAYIQALEKLQLDIATSSDLIGVEARGTSLFSRGREPLKNRSAVFALGDRLNILKEIDEPALIPHIAEASSRKYPYEVLFRSLHKLLMDSASSEYLFCGDFFGEESIFGEIFAGPLLVIDEHFNSILPNCYDAIGLMLMICIIHRHQVIMSRRRIPCLDSYLDKVNISLWPRFKMVFDMHLNSLRNANVKSLWEDDVHPHYVMRRYAEFTASLIHLNVEYGDGQLELNMERLRMAVDDLLVKLAKMFPKPKLQTVFLINNYDMTIAVLKEASEGGKIQIHFEELLKNNTAVFVEELLLEHFSNLIKFVKNRASEDSSSGSEKPITVAEVEPLVKDFASRWKAAIELMHKDVITSFSNFLCGMDILRAALTQLLLYYTRLSDCIKKITGGSALNKDLVSISSIMYEIRKYSRTF, from the exons TGAACACACTG GGTCAATCTTATAACGATACAAATGATACGCAAAACCATGTGTTTGATCTGGGGGAATTTGTTGGTGATTTATCTGTCGATGAGGATACTGCCAG TGATGATATATCACTTGAAGGTTTGCAGCAGGAGCTAGAAGAATGTAAAAATGATGAT GTGGTAGCAAACATACTGTCCAAAGGAACAAAATTACGGGACTACACAAAGGGCGTTGAAAACAATTTACGACAAGTTGAATTGGACTCCATTCAG GATTACATAAAAGAAAGTGACAATCTAGTCTCACTTCATGATCAAATTCGTGATTGTGACATCATCCTTTCGCAAATGGAAACATTGCTCGGTGGGTTTCAG GATGAAATCGGTTCAATCAGTTCAGACATCAAAATTCTTCAAGAGAAGTCCATGGATATGGGACTCAAGCTTAAGAACCGCAAG GTTGCAGAATCGAAATTGGCCAAATTTGTTGAAGATATCATCGTCCCGCCAAGGATGATAGACATCATTGTTGATGGAGAG GTCAATGATGAATACATGAGGACTCTGGAAATTCTGAGCAAGAAGCTGAAGTTTGTTGAAGCTGATTCATTGGTTAAAACATCTAACGCTCTTAAAGATGTGCAGCCAGAGCTAGAAAAACTTAGACAAAAAGCAGTTTCAAAG GTATTTGAGTTCATTGTTCAAAAGCTCTATGCATTACGAAAACCCAAAACGAATATCCAGATACTACAACAAAGTGTTCTATTGAAGTACAG GTATCTCATGTCCTTTCTGAAGGAACACGGGAAGGAGATCTATAATGAGGTTCGTGCGGCATACATCGACACTATGAACAAG GTTTTAAGTGCACAATTTCTTGCTTATATTCAAGCACTGGAGAAGTTGCAATTGGATATTGCAACATCGAGTGATCTGATAGGTGTTGAGGCCAGAGGCACTAGTTTATTTTCAAGAGGAAGAGAACCTTTGAAAAACCGGTCTGCTGTTTTTGCTCTTGGAGATCGACTGAACATTCTCAAG GAAATTGATGAACCTGCATTAATTCCACATATAGCTGAAGCTAGCTCCAGAAAGTATCCTTATGAAGTCCTTTTCAGGAGCTTGCACAAGTTGctaatggattctgcatcttcTGA GTACCTTTTCTGTGGTGATTTCTTTGGTGAAGAATCAATATTTGGTGAAATATTTGCAG GTCCACTTTTGGTTATTGACGAGCACTTCAATTCAATCCTTCCAAATTGTTATGATGCAATTGGtttgatgcttatgatatgtatTATACACAGACACCAG GTCATAATGTCTCGCCGTCGGATACCATGTCTGGATTCATACTTGGATAAG GTTAATATTTCTTTGTGGCCACGCTTCAAGATGGTTTTTGATATGCACCTTAATAGCCTGCGAAATGCCAATGTAAAGTCACTTTGGGAAGATGATGTTCATCCACATTATGTCATGAGACGCTATGCTGAATTCACAGCTTCACTGATTCACCTTAATGTGGAATATGGAGATGGTCAG CTTGAACTGAACATGGAAAGACTTCGAATGGCTGTTGATGACTTGCTTGTCAAGCTTGCAAAAATGTTCCCTAAGCCAAAGCTACAGACTGTGTTTCTAATAAACAACTATGACATGACAATTGCTGTATTGAAG GAAGCTAGTGAAGGTGGGAAAATCCAGATACACTTTGAAGAACTTCTGAAAAACAACACAGCTGTATTTGTG GAGGAACTACTGCTAGAGCATTTTAGCAATCTTATAAAGTTTGTCAAGAACAGAGCCT CCGAGGACTCGAGTTCTGGTTCTGAGAAGCCAATTACTGTTGCTGAAGTGGAGCCGCTCGTAAAGGACTTTGCCAGTAGATGGAAAGCAGCGATTGAGCTGATGCACAAGGATGTCATCACTTCTTTTAGCAATTTCCTCTGCGGAATGGATATCTTAAGAGCTGCCTTGACTCAATTGCTCCTTTACTATACCAGACTCTCCGATTGCATCAAGAAAATTACTGGTGGATCTGCCCTAAACAAGGATCTTGTTTCTATATCTTCAATCATGTATGAAATTAGGAAATACTCTAGAACTTTCTAG